A single Halarcobacter anaerophilus DNA region contains:
- the fliF gene encoding flagellar basal-body MS-ring/collar protein FliF: protein MDQLLKFINNLNSAQRAVIIGGFSILFILLIALLVYSNIKAQDKKLNYTIASNLTKNQVMLASNELESSGIEFSVVGSGDNLTLKTSKDFINIAKIKLVTSEASTSNHVGWEIFEKSSLGTTNFENKVKYLRALEGELSRSLESLSGVLRASVKIAIPKETIFTERKTEPTASAVISLKPGVFLTQKQIDGIKNFIASAVSNLKVENIQLIDQDGALLQMSSDDLDNQKSLAQNKYKKKLEEDYERKVVALLEPFVGVGRVVARVTLDLDFKKRHIQQEIYDPEGTIRSQQTDELESNSVGNPDSTGGTAGVDNNIQEPDDGQGNGKTQSNTVSTKNITNYEISKKVIDEKNNNYSSIKRVTAAVTFDSTVLENIQNRDEFLASIESVVQDTIGYDQKRGDKITVRDFKFIGLKPVSTSGVQLDENGNPIASDEQVDTFTMVRTILKDFSEYIQYFIAAILLYVFYKKFIVNHEVVILGDKEDRKLDKNGKPVDTELIDDFMTNFEDEFDSKTAQGRLKAKVKSQILNNIEGLDEESAAKYEVLIETLDKEINENPEEIAKMIELLLTEGSGKFKK, encoded by the coding sequence ATGGATCAACTTTTAAAGTTTATAAACAATTTGAATTCTGCACAGAGAGCCGTGATTATAGGTGGTTTCTCTATCCTTTTTATTTTATTGATTGCTTTGTTGGTATATTCGAATATAAAAGCGCAGGATAAAAAATTAAATTATACAATTGCTTCAAATTTGACTAAAAATCAGGTTATGTTAGCTTCAAATGAACTTGAATCTTCGGGTATTGAGTTTTCAGTAGTAGGAAGTGGAGACAATCTGACGTTAAAAACTTCAAAAGATTTTATTAATATTGCAAAAATAAAACTGGTTACAAGTGAAGCTTCGACAAGTAATCATGTAGGATGGGAAATTTTTGAAAAATCATCTTTAGGTACGACAAATTTTGAGAATAAAGTTAAATATTTAAGGGCATTGGAAGGGGAACTTTCTAGATCTTTAGAATCACTTTCGGGAGTTTTAAGAGCAAGTGTAAAAATTGCAATTCCAAAAGAGACAATCTTTACGGAAAGAAAAACAGAACCTACTGCTTCAGCGGTAATTTCTCTTAAACCAGGAGTATTTTTAACTCAAAAACAGATTGACGGGATTAAAAATTTTATTGCCTCAGCCGTCTCAAATCTAAAAGTAGAGAATATTCAACTAATCGACCAAGACGGGGCTTTACTGCAAATGTCATCAGATGATCTAGATAATCAAAAGTCTTTAGCTCAAAACAAATACAAAAAAAAGCTTGAAGAGGATTATGAAAGAAAAGTTGTAGCACTTTTAGAACCTTTTGTCGGAGTAGGCAGAGTTGTTGCCAGAGTTACGTTGGATTTGGATTTTAAAAAAAGACATATACAACAAGAGATTTATGACCCTGAAGGAACAATAAGAAGTCAGCAAACAGATGAATTAGAGAGCAATTCAGTAGGCAATCCCGATTCTACAGGCGGAACGGCAGGAGTCGATAATAATATTCAAGAACCTGACGATGGTCAAGGAAATGGCAAAACACAGTCAAATACGGTCTCAACAAAAAATATTACAAATTATGAAATATCAAAAAAAGTAATTGATGAAAAAAATAATAATTACTCTTCAATAAAAAGAGTAACAGCAGCGGTTACTTTTGATTCTACTGTTTTGGAAAATATTCAAAATAGAGATGAATTTTTAGCTTCAATCGAATCTGTTGTCCAAGATACGATAGGTTATGACCAAAAAAGAGGTGACAAGATAACTGTTAGGGATTTTAAATTTATAGGTTTAAAACCGGTTAGTACAAGTGGGGTTCAACTTGATGAAAACGGAAACCCTATAGCTTCGGATGAACAAGTTGATACTTTTACTATGGTAAGAACAATATTAAAAGATTTTTCTGAATATATTCAATATTTTATTGCGGCAATCTTATTGTATGTTTTTTATAAAAAATTTATAGTTAATCATGAAGTTGTTATTTTAGGAGATAAAGAAGATAGAAAACTTGATAAAAATGGGAAACCTGTTGATACGGAATTAATAGATGATTTTATGACCAATTTTGAAGATGAATTTGATTCCAAAACTGCACAAGGCAGATTAAAAGCAAAAGTAAAAAGTCAAATTTTAAATAATATTGAAGGATTAGATGAAGAGAGTGCTGCAAAATATGAAGTTTTAATAGAAACTTTGGATAAAGAGATTAATGAAAACCCCGAAGAGATAGCAAAAATGATAGAATTGTTATTAACAGAGGGTAGTGGTAAATTTAAAAAGTAA
- the flgB gene encoding flagellar basal body rod protein FlgB gives MKASSVTDVLFEQLSFRGERQKVISSNIANINTPNYKTKDLVFDEELKKVDESKNLALKTTNPMHIKTAPINSENMDNARVVKLKGLEEQNDGNNVNIDREMSEMSKNKVIFDALQSSIKKDSALFRSVIEASQKN, from the coding sequence ATGAAAGCAAGTAGTGTTACAGATGTATTATTTGAACAGTTAAGTTTTAGAGGTGAGAGACAAAAAGTTATCTCTAGTAATATAGCAAATATAAATACGCCTAATTATAAAACAAAAGATTTAGTATTCGATGAAGAACTTAAAAAAGTGGATGAAAGTAAAAATCTGGCTTTAAAAACGACTAATCCTATGCATATAAAAACAGCTCCTATTAACAGCGAAAATATGGATAATGCAAGAGTTGTAAAACTTAAAGGCTTAGAAGAACAAAATGATGGTAATAATGTAAATATAGATAGAGAAATGAGTGAAATGTCAAAAAATAAAGTTATTTTTGATGCATTACAATCATCTATAAAAAAAGATTCAGCACTTTTTAGATCTGTAATCGAAGCGTCTCAAAAAAATTAA
- a CDS encoding flagellar hook-basal body protein, which yields MNQGTYPLAASMINQINRIDMVSNNLANVNTHGFKQEDSTEGSFNYYLQRAQKEGFTPSKINEVTNTIPKMDSKFINAEQGVIMPTGNGLDFALSEPDTFFKIQDNNGDIVYTRDGAFKNLNGFLVDSNGQFVLTNDNEPIEVEEEGFENQISVTKIAYDQLEKYKNNNFKLKDDGEITEQLENNDRQLIQGAIEKSNVNSVSSMVALIDAHRRFEQAQKAVTTIDEMNGNLIEKIGNNNN from the coding sequence ATGAATCAAGGTACTTACCCTTTAGCAGCTTCTATGATAAATCAAATCAATAGAATTGATATGGTTTCTAATAACTTAGCTAATGTTAATACTCACGGTTTTAAACAAGAAGATAGTACTGAAGGTTCATTTAACTACTATTTGCAAAGAGCCCAAAAAGAGGGATTTACTCCTTCTAAAATAAATGAAGTTACAAACACTATTCCTAAAATGGATTCAAAATTTATTAATGCAGAACAAGGTGTGATTATGCCTACTGGTAACGGTTTGGATTTTGCATTAAGCGAACCTGATACTTTTTTTAAGATTCAAGATAATAACGGAGACATTGTTTATACAAGAGACGGAGCCTTTAAGAATCTAAACGGGTTTTTAGTTGATTCAAACGGTCAGTTTGTTTTAACAAATGACAATGAACCTATTGAAGTAGAAGAAGAGGGATTTGAAAACCAAATATCTGTTACAAAAATTGCTTATGACCAATTAGAAAAATATAAAAACAATAATTTTAAATTGAAAGATGATGGAGAAATTACTGAACAATTAGAGAATAATGACAGACAATTAATCCAAGGTGCAATAGAAAAGTCTAATGTAAATTCCGTTTCAAGTATGGTTGCATTGATTGACGCACACAGACGTTTTGAACAAGCACAAAAAGCTGTGACGACAATAGATGAAATGAATGGAAATTTAATAGAAAAAATCGGGAATAATAACAACTAA